A window of Chrysoperla carnea chromosome 3, inChrCarn1.1, whole genome shotgun sequence genomic DNA:
ACATAAAGGTTTGTGCAAATTTTTATCCCCATAATTATAATAActgaataataacattttaaaatttttctaggtTAGTTATTATACTGTAAATCTGGATCATCCAAAAATGAGACGAGCACACGGTGCTTATTATCAACCACTAAATCAAAATCCAAGTAATGTGGTGGAAGATGAAAATGATCGAATGACCGAAGAATTAAAAGACAAAATAGGAATGTTAAAATCATTGTCAATAGACATTGGCAATGAGGTTAAATATCAAGATAAAATGCTACGCGATATTGACGATGACATGGAACGAACTGGTGGATTATTGGGTAACACTATGGCAAAAGTTTTACGATTATCTAGGGGCTCACAtaattactttatattatatatatttttattttcattgtttgtattttttgtattatatttagtGATTAAATTTCGGTGAAAATTTGTGAGTGAATTATGTGACATTTGGAttagttaaattttaacaaatttttaatgaatgtttttttaaaatattattgttattatatttccattattgaaaaatttgtcataCTTTAAGTGTACTTGTTACTTTTTATGGGTTAAATggttaaattattcaaataatcatttgggctataatgtaattttcctcaaaaaatattgtatagaaaaaagaattaaattttataatttataatcaattgCCCTTAACATAGggtagtaatttttaaaacacattaaGAGGACAAGCTGCGTATATGTCTATAGGGGAGAGTACGATAACTGTGGCGCCACGATTTGACGATGGAATATGGTTAAACAAAGTAAAACAAATCGAAAATGAAGGGTGCTAATTTTCGAGTAATCGACTCCTAAAGTCTACATTTGCAATAACACATATTATGGccattttttgtatgttgaatcGTTTAAATTTGACATGTTCCTATagatactaaaatttaaatctaatactttgaaaaatttctgaaaaacatacctataatttttttaatatgtcgtTTTTGAACTAATATAatcgattttcaattataaCACTATACTACCCACTttagttgatttaaaaatttcaaaattgcccattagttgattttaaattgtaatattacaatttcGTCGAACaaattcgttaattttttttcttcactgaTCTACAGGTTggtcatgcctttaatggggtcgtgTTAGCATAGGTCTGCGAGTTTTTAACCCTTGCGTTATcctgtgattgcgttcattcactgatctaCAGGTTgaccatgc
This region includes:
- the LOC123294756 gene encoding BET1 homolog, producing the protein MRRAHGAYYQPLNQNPSNVVEDENDRMTEELKDKIGMLKSLSIDIGNEVKYQDKMLRDIDDDMERTGGLLGNTMAKVLRLSRGSHNYFILYIFLFSLFVFFVLYLVIKFR